The following are encoded in a window of Salinibacter ruber DSM 13855 genomic DNA:
- a CDS encoding DMT family transporter yields the protein MSDWPRRIYVVLSLGVLSFAFAPILVRWAGDVPGLAIAVWRTVTAAAVLIPVAAARTAPELRRLTRRDVMLTGAAGVFLGLHFIAWIESLYHTTVASASVLVTTSPIILAALGYLFLGERLRRGTVLAIGIAVGGAGLIGWADAGTVALGQGALLGNALALSGALLVSVYLLIGRVVRQKVSWLAYVTPLYAVAALTALAAAVLRGVPLTGYSWSFYAVCAGLALGPQVLGHGSFNYALQRVPAALVGMLALLEPVGASLLAYGLFGEVPPPASIVGMVVVLAAVAVVVWRREARPEGAADPAPSGAVVREDEA from the coding sequence ATGTCCGACTGGCCCCGCCGGATCTACGTCGTCCTGAGCCTCGGCGTCCTCAGCTTCGCCTTTGCGCCCATTCTGGTGCGCTGGGCGGGGGACGTGCCGGGCCTCGCGATTGCGGTGTGGCGGACCGTGACGGCGGCGGCCGTGCTGATTCCGGTCGCGGCGGCCCGCACCGCACCGGAGCTCCGGCGGTTGACGCGTCGAGACGTCATGCTGACGGGCGCGGCCGGCGTCTTTCTGGGGCTGCACTTCATTGCGTGGATTGAGTCGCTGTACCACACGACGGTGGCCAGCGCTTCGGTGCTGGTGACGACGAGCCCGATCATCCTGGCCGCCCTGGGCTACCTGTTTCTGGGGGAGCGACTGCGCCGCGGAACCGTCCTTGCCATTGGAATTGCGGTCGGCGGGGCGGGGCTGATCGGGTGGGCCGACGCGGGGACGGTGGCCCTGGGACAGGGGGCGCTCCTGGGGAACGCGCTGGCGTTGAGCGGGGCGCTTCTGGTGAGCGTGTATCTGCTCATTGGGCGGGTCGTCCGGCAGAAGGTGTCCTGGCTGGCGTACGTGACGCCCCTCTACGCGGTGGCGGCGCTGACGGCCCTGGCGGCCGCCGTCCTGCGGGGCGTGCCGCTGACGGGCTACTCCTGGTCCTTCTACGCGGTTTGTGCCGGGCTTGCCCTGGGGCCGCAGGTGCTGGGGCACGGGTCCTTCAATTACGCCCTTCAGCGCGTGCCGGCTGCCCTCGTGGGCATGCTGGCGCTCCTGGAGCCGGTGGGGGCGTCGCTCCTCGCGTACGGCCTGTTCGGGGAGGTGCCGCCGCCCGCCTCCATCGTGGGGATGGTGGTGGTCCTGGCCGCGGTGGCGGTCGTCGTCTGGCGGCGCGAGGCGCGGCCCGAGGGGGCCGCCGACCCGGCCCCCTCAGGGGCGGTCGTCCGGGAGGACGAAGCGTGA
- a CDS encoding DUF4293 family protein, producing MIQRIQTVYLLLGALALAATGLFEVPWSDPAAQRYAWFVPSVAGLVVGTAATALGAIFLYERRKTQRTVVYGLQVLTIVLAGVLYGGLYTTGTLTFTDPTGILWSRTIVLLLPMVAYVLFRLARRGIESDIELVESMDRIR from the coding sequence ATGATCCAACGCATCCAAACCGTCTACCTGCTCCTCGGCGCCCTCGCACTGGCGGCCACGGGTCTCTTCGAGGTCCCCTGGAGCGACCCCGCCGCGCAGCGGTACGCCTGGTTCGTCCCGTCGGTCGCTGGGCTGGTCGTGGGGACCGCCGCGACCGCACTCGGCGCCATTTTTCTCTACGAGCGGCGCAAGACGCAGCGAACGGTCGTGTACGGGCTTCAGGTGCTCACCATCGTGCTCGCGGGGGTACTGTACGGCGGGCTATATACGACCGGCACCCTCACCTTCACCGATCCGACGGGGATTCTGTGGAGCCGTACGATCGTGCTGCTGCTTCCCATGGTCGCGTACGTCCTGTTTCGGCTGGCGCGCCGGGGCATCGAAAGCGACATCGAGCTCGTGGAGTCGATGGACCGGATCCGGTAG